A single genomic interval of Brevibacillus brevis harbors:
- the queF gene encoding preQ(1) synthase → MAHQQERDLSSLTLLGNQGTTYNYSYDPSVLESFDNKHPYRDYFVKFNCPEFTSLCPITGQPDFATIYISYIPDIKMVESKSLKLYLFSFRNHGDFHEDCVNVIMNDLIKLMDPRYIEVWGKFTPRGGISIDPYCNYGKPGTKYEEMASHRMMNHDMYPEKVDNR, encoded by the coding sequence TCTTTTGGGGAATCAAGGCACAACGTACAACTACTCCTATGACCCTAGCGTACTGGAGTCTTTTGACAACAAGCATCCGTACCGCGATTATTTCGTAAAATTCAACTGCCCTGAATTCACCAGCCTGTGCCCGATTACCGGCCAACCAGACTTTGCGACGATCTATATCAGCTACATTCCTGACATCAAAATGGTAGAGAGCAAATCGCTCAAGCTGTACTTGTTCAGCTTCCGCAATCACGGCGATTTCCACGAGGATTGCGTGAACGTCATCATGAACGATTTAATCAAGCTGATGGACCCACGCTACATCGAGGTATGGGGCAAGTTCACTCCGCGCGGCGGCATCTCGATCGATCCGTATTGCAACTACGGGAAGCCGGGGACGAAATACGAGGAGATGGCAAGCCATCGGATGATGAATCATGATATGTATCCGGAAAAAGTGGACAATCGGTAG
- a CDS encoding HsmA family protein, protein MLTAAVIFINLALLAYTIGVWSERRSGELKLTHLIFFGFGLVFDTIGTTFMKLLAESSSLNLHGITGLIALILMFFHTVWACVVLWKKKENQIKQFHKFSLIVWILWLVPYSIGVALSFMK, encoded by the coding sequence ATGTTAACAGCAGCTGTCATTTTTATAAATCTCGCTCTACTTGCCTATACGATTGGCGTATGGAGCGAAAGACGTTCTGGAGAACTAAAGCTGACCCATCTTATCTTTTTTGGTTTCGGTTTAGTATTCGATACCATTGGAACTACCTTTATGAAATTGCTCGCTGAGAGCTCCAGCTTAAATTTGCATGGCATTACTGGGTTGATCGCTCTGATCTTGATGTTTTTCCATACAGTGTGGGCGTGTGTCGTACTGTGGAAAAAGAAAGAAAATCAGATCAAGCAATTCCATAAATTTAGCCTGATCGTATGGATTTTATGGCTTGTGCCTTATTCCATTGGTGTGGCTCTAAGCTTTATGAAATAG
- a CDS encoding group I truncated hemoglobin, with the protein MSTFYQKYGGEDTVAKVVDYFYDLVLADDNVNHFFNNTDMEKQRKHQTKFISYALGGPNQYSGQSMAKAHEGMNLQPIHFDAIVKHLRDALTHFGVSEEDIADALGKVGSLRDDILYK; encoded by the coding sequence ATGAGCACGTTTTACCAGAAATATGGTGGCGAAGATACGGTCGCAAAAGTAGTGGACTACTTTTATGATTTAGTTTTAGCTGATGACAACGTGAACCACTTTTTCAATAACACCGATATGGAAAAACAGCGTAAACACCAAACAAAGTTCATCAGCTATGCCCTTGGTGGTCCGAATCAATATTCTGGCCAGTCCATGGCAAAAGCTCACGAAGGAATGAATCTGCAACCCATTCATTTTGATGCTATCGTTAAGCATCTGCGTGATGCCTTGACTCACTTTGGTGTCAGCGAAGAAGATATTGCCGATGCTCTCGGCAAAGTTGGATCACTACGGGATGATATTTTGTATAAATAA
- a CDS encoding GNAT family N-acetyltransferase has translation MKIRNVEEQDYLKVITVLNDWWGGRQMSDMLPKLFFIHFQPTSFIVEEDGEVIAFLIGFLSQTFPGEAYIHFVGVHPDKRKDGWGRELYHHFFQTVKQKGCDTIRCITSPVNKGSISFHTKLGFAVEKGDQMVDGIDVTSNYDGKGNDRVTFIKKI, from the coding sequence ATGAAAATCCGAAATGTAGAAGAGCAAGACTACCTCAAAGTTATTACGGTTCTCAACGATTGGTGGGGTGGGCGACAAATGTCTGATATGTTACCCAAGCTGTTTTTTATCCATTTCCAGCCAACGAGCTTTATTGTTGAAGAGGATGGAGAAGTTATCGCTTTCCTCATCGGCTTCTTGTCCCAGACGTTCCCCGGAGAAGCTTACATTCACTTCGTTGGGGTACATCCAGACAAGCGAAAAGATGGATGGGGCCGCGAATTATACCATCATTTCTTTCAAACCGTAAAACAAAAAGGATGCGATACGATTCGATGCATTACCTCCCCTGTTAATAAAGGCTCAATCTCCTTCCACACGAAGCTAGGTTTTGCCGTTGAAAAAGGAGATCAAATGGTGGATGGAATCGATGTGACTTCTAATTATGATGGAAAAGGGAACGACCGGGTTACTTTTATAAAAAAGATCTAA
- the lepB gene encoding signal peptidase I, with amino-acid sequence MRSELKSVKEIWGWTKTLGISLSLALLVNIFVLQPFKVNGQSMEPTLQNAERIYVSKLSHTFSYLPEYNDIVVIDSRVDRDRTLKDDILENPLLMLAMGNSDAKTFWVKRVIGKPGDTLEFKNENLYRNGQPLNEPYIKEKMVDVPDSKIVIPENHVFVMGDNRNNSDDSRVIGVIPLDHIMGKKLF; translated from the coding sequence ATGCGGTCTGAATTGAAAAGTGTAAAAGAAATATGGGGCTGGACCAAAACGTTGGGCATCTCCCTTTCACTTGCGTTGCTGGTTAACATATTTGTTCTCCAACCTTTTAAAGTAAATGGACAATCGATGGAGCCCACATTGCAAAACGCCGAACGCATCTATGTGTCGAAATTGTCCCACACATTCTCTTATCTCCCTGAGTACAACGATATTGTCGTGATCGACAGCCGTGTAGACCGGGATCGTACGTTAAAAGATGACATCCTTGAAAATCCTCTGCTCATGCTCGCCATGGGGAATAGCGATGCCAAAACATTCTGGGTAAAACGAGTCATTGGCAAACCTGGCGATACTTTGGAGTTTAAGAACGAGAACCTGTATCGGAATGGGCAGCCGTTAAACGAGCCGTACATAAAAGAAAAGATGGTCGACGTACCTGATTCCAAAATCGTCATACCGGAAAACCATGTGTTTGTGATGGGAGATAATCGTAACAATAGCGATGATAGTAGAGTCATTGGCGTGATTCCACTCGATCATATCATGGGGAAAAAACTGTTTTAA
- a CDS encoding YmaF family protein, translating to MSSQHSHSLRFIRFADRPGHFHGYDTLTSISDRHRHRIRGRTSPPEGMRDRHVHYYEGTTTFDDGHVHHYRGWTSPPIPLPDGSHYHEFSGQTTYDDGHTHYYRGVTSAALS from the coding sequence ATGAGCTCTCAGCACTCTCATTCATTACGCTTTATACGATTTGCTGATCGACCTGGGCATTTTCATGGGTATGATACACTAACAAGCATTTCGGATCGTCATCGTCATCGAATACGTGGCAGAACGTCGCCCCCAGAAGGAATGAGAGATCGGCACGTCCATTACTACGAAGGCACGACCACGTTTGATGATGGACATGTGCATCACTACAGGGGATGGACGAGTCCGCCTATTCCGTTGCCAGACGGAAGTCATTACCACGAGTTTTCAGGGCAAACCACTTATGATGACGGGCACACTCATTACTACCGGGGTGTAACCAGCGCGGCCTTATCTTAA
- the cydC gene encoding thiol reductant ABC exporter subunit CydC: MKEAREGNQGWFLPYFRQFFWQFAAAALLGTLAVACAGALLYTSGYLISRSALQPENVLMVYVPIVLVRAFGFSKAVIQYLERLVGHDAALRVLSRMRVRLYQAIEPQDQLLGTRFRTGDLLGVLADDIEQLQNVYLRFVLPAVSAVLLYGAGIVALGRMDGMFALLMALYCGFLLFVAPAVVLWSSIAKSRRFKQERQAAYRELTDAVFGMSDWILSGRTQQFLQLFTRRQKTAAQIENAIRRGEWRVQWMSQCAIGGAIVLLVIWAGGLAAEDQIPATLVAAIGLVAFPLMDAFARISDAVVRMPEYKESLERLREIEGSRPTIAEAQKEKLANQAGGSLKLDHVHFRYPHASSWSVQDVSFEVPQGGKVALLGRSGAGKSTILNLIRGAIQPQAGQVTVNGQPVQSEETSACLFSVLNQQPYLFDTTVANNIRLGRPDASDEEVRAVTAQVGLDQLIESLPDGYQTRMQETGLRFSGGERQRIALARILLQNKPIVLLDEPTVGLDPLTESDLIATIFRVLQGKTLIWVTHHLSGVEQMDEIIFMEQGFISMRGTHEQLYQDNPRYRNLYTLDCPLAPVLEK, translated from the coding sequence ATGAAGGAAGCGCGAGAAGGCAATCAGGGGTGGTTTCTTCCATACTTTCGCCAGTTTTTCTGGCAGTTTGCCGCAGCGGCTTTGCTGGGAACCTTGGCAGTGGCATGCGCGGGTGCTTTGCTGTATACGTCCGGGTATCTGATTTCTCGCTCCGCACTCCAGCCCGAAAACGTCTTAATGGTCTATGTTCCCATCGTACTTGTCCGGGCATTTGGTTTTAGCAAAGCAGTCATTCAGTATCTGGAGCGTTTGGTTGGGCACGATGCAGCTTTGCGTGTGTTATCGCGTATGCGTGTGCGTTTGTATCAGGCCATCGAGCCGCAAGATCAGCTCCTTGGCACTCGTTTTCGTACGGGAGATTTGCTTGGTGTACTAGCGGATGACATTGAGCAACTACAGAATGTTTATCTGCGCTTTGTGCTGCCAGCCGTCTCGGCGGTCCTCCTCTATGGGGCAGGTATTGTAGCACTGGGAAGAATGGACGGGATGTTCGCGCTGCTGATGGCGTTGTACTGTGGTTTTCTGCTGTTTGTTGCACCCGCGGTAGTCTTGTGGTCATCCATTGCCAAGAGTCGTCGGTTCAAGCAGGAGAGACAGGCAGCATACCGGGAGCTGACCGATGCTGTTTTTGGCATGAGTGACTGGATTCTCAGTGGTCGTACGCAGCAGTTTCTCCAGTTGTTTACAAGACGGCAAAAGACAGCTGCCCAAATCGAAAACGCCATTCGACGCGGAGAATGGCGCGTCCAGTGGATGTCGCAGTGTGCAATCGGTGGGGCTATTGTCTTATTGGTCATCTGGGCGGGCGGACTTGCCGCTGAGGATCAGATTCCTGCTACGTTGGTTGCTGCGATTGGACTGGTCGCCTTTCCGTTGATGGATGCGTTTGCCCGTATTTCTGACGCTGTTGTGCGAATGCCAGAATACAAGGAGTCTCTGGAGCGGCTTCGGGAGATCGAGGGCAGTCGTCCAACCATTGCGGAAGCGCAGAAGGAAAAGCTGGCTAATCAAGCCGGAGGTAGTTTGAAGCTCGATCATGTTCATTTTCGCTACCCACATGCCAGCAGTTGGAGTGTGCAGGATGTGTCGTTTGAGGTGCCTCAAGGGGGGAAAGTCGCGTTGCTCGGTCGCAGCGGAGCGGGTAAATCGACGATACTAAACTTGATTCGAGGTGCCATACAGCCACAAGCAGGTCAGGTGACCGTAAATGGGCAGCCTGTCCAGTCAGAGGAGACTTCTGCTTGTTTGTTTTCCGTGTTGAATCAGCAGCCGTATTTGTTTGACACAACCGTAGCCAACAACATCAGGCTGGGTCGACCCGATGCCTCCGATGAAGAAGTGCGTGCTGTGACAGCTCAAGTCGGTCTGGATCAACTGATTGAATCCCTACCGGACGGTTATCAAACACGGATGCAGGAGACCGGTCTGCGCTTCTCTGGCGGAGAAAGGCAGCGTATAGCCCTTGCCCGGATTTTGCTGCAAAACAAGCCAATTGTTCTCCTTGACGAGCCCACGGTGGGATTAGATCCGTTGACTGAAAGCGATCTGATAGCAACGATCTTCCGTGTCTTGCAAGGGAAAACATTGATTTGGGTGACTCACCACTTGAGCGGAGTAGAGCAAATGGACGAGATCATTTTTATGGAGCAGGGATTCATCTCAATGCGAGGGACACATGAGCAGTTGTATCAGGACAATCCAAGGTATCGCAACCTGTATACATTGGACTGTCCATTGGCGCCAGTGTTGGAAAAATAA
- the cydD gene encoding thiol reductant ABC exporter subunit CydD produces MDKELFRLQGIRPVMLLLAGLSLLQSAAIIGQALLLAKSIAILFEGQAVQMAYQPLALFLVMIAARHTIVWLQKKVAGRFAEASSESLQERVLSRLFERGPRFAASEGSGKLVTLVLEGVERVRTYLELSVPRTLDMVFVTFPLLAFVYMQDVISGLILTVTMPVLIGFFIVLGLAARKQADKQWRSYRMLSHHFTDSLRGLATLRFLGRSKDHGETVGRVSDQYRSATMRTLRVAFLSSLALDFFSMLSVAFVAVGLGLRLIEGNFGFETALVILIVAPEYFLPVRMLGSDYHASLDGKEALGTIRTIIDSAATDEHKAEPQATDSQTSLTGVLDGTITLSDIRVVGENGRQVLGQVSAELGSNMRRVGIVGASGAGKSTLLGVLGGFSDPEAGVVQVDGQPITGDAKQEWQRQIAYIPQHPYLFNQSLADNIRFYEPEATQEQVEQVIRDVGLGELVDSLPNGCDEIIGEGGRTLSGGQAQRVALGRALLGNRPVILLDEPTAHLDIETEWELKQTMLSVLGDRRVFLATHRLHWMRDMDWIWVIDQGRLVEVGTYEQLVAQKSVFYRLLTAGAKGEKG; encoded by the coding sequence ATGGACAAGGAATTGTTCCGCTTACAAGGAATCCGACCGGTTATGCTGCTGCTAGCCGGTCTTTCCCTCCTGCAAAGTGCGGCGATTATCGGTCAGGCACTACTCTTGGCGAAGTCGATCGCGATCTTGTTTGAAGGTCAAGCCGTTCAGATGGCGTATCAGCCGCTTGCACTGTTTTTGGTCATGATAGCCGCTCGTCATACCATCGTTTGGCTGCAAAAGAAAGTCGCTGGCCGTTTTGCTGAAGCTTCCAGTGAGTCTTTGCAAGAGCGAGTTCTATCTCGATTGTTCGAGCGTGGTCCACGTTTTGCCGCCAGTGAAGGAAGCGGAAAGCTTGTTACGCTTGTCCTGGAAGGTGTAGAGCGTGTACGTACCTACCTGGAGTTGTCTGTTCCGCGTACGCTGGATATGGTTTTTGTTACGTTTCCGCTTCTGGCATTTGTCTACATGCAAGATGTGATTTCTGGACTGATCCTGACGGTAACGATGCCTGTTCTCATTGGATTTTTTATCGTACTTGGTCTGGCGGCGCGTAAACAGGCAGACAAACAATGGCGTTCGTATCGAATGCTATCCCATCACTTCACCGATTCGCTTCGCGGGCTTGCGACGCTCCGGTTTTTGGGACGTAGCAAAGACCATGGGGAAACCGTCGGGCGAGTGAGCGATCAATATCGATCTGCTACGATGCGCACGTTGCGCGTAGCCTTTTTGTCTTCATTGGCACTTGACTTCTTCAGTATGCTGTCAGTTGCGTTTGTGGCGGTTGGTCTTGGGTTGCGGCTGATTGAAGGAAACTTTGGATTTGAAACGGCATTGGTCATCCTGATTGTTGCACCGGAATACTTTTTGCCAGTACGGATGCTGGGATCGGACTATCACGCCTCATTGGATGGCAAGGAAGCGTTGGGGACTATTCGTACCATTATCGATAGTGCCGCCACGGATGAACATAAGGCGGAGCCACAAGCAACAGATAGCCAGACGTCTCTGACAGGTGTATTGGATGGAACGATTACCTTGTCCGATATTCGTGTCGTCGGTGAGAATGGAAGACAGGTACTGGGTCAGGTATCTGCGGAATTGGGCAGCAACATGAGAAGAGTGGGCATTGTAGGGGCGAGCGGGGCTGGAAAATCAACCCTCCTGGGAGTGTTAGGCGGCTTTTCTGATCCCGAAGCTGGCGTGGTACAAGTAGATGGGCAACCCATTACGGGGGATGCGAAGCAGGAGTGGCAGCGGCAAATCGCTTACATTCCACAGCATCCGTATTTGTTCAATCAATCGTTGGCGGATAACATTCGCTTCTATGAGCCGGAAGCGACGCAGGAACAGGTGGAGCAAGTGATTCGTGATGTTGGTCTGGGAGAGCTGGTGGACAGCTTGCCAAATGGCTGTGACGAAATCATTGGCGAAGGGGGACGCACGTTAAGCGGCGGACAGGCACAGCGAGTTGCATTGGGACGTGCACTGCTTGGTAACCGACCAGTGATTTTGCTCGACGAACCGACTGCTCACTTAGATATTGAAACGGAATGGGAGCTCAAACAGACCATGTTGTCGGTGTTGGGGGACAGGCGCGTATTTTTGGCCACGCATCGCTTGCATTGGATGCGAGACATGGATTGGATTTGGGTAATCGACCAGGGACGGCTGGTAGAAGTGGGGACCTATGAACAGCTCGTTGCACAAAAAAGTGTATTTTATCGGTTGTTGACAGCTGGTGCCAAGGGGGAGAAAGGATGA
- the cydB gene encoding cytochrome d ubiquinol oxidase subunit II, with translation MELNELWFLLIAVLFTGFFFLEGFDFGVGMATRLLSRNDLQTRVLINTIGPFWDANEVWLITAAGAMFAAFPEWYSTMFSGYYLVLTLILLALIGRGVAFEFRGKGKGEAWKKTWDAAILIGSFVPPMLFGMVFASLVKGVPIDQNMEMTAGFSDIVNGYSLWAGVTVTGLCLLHGLNFISLRTVGELREKSRVLAAKLLPMQAVLMAVLVGWTVMVTDLFERQGILLTAAVLLGAVAFVLARHFLRQGREGWAFGMTGAMILLTFVSMFIGLFPRVMVSTIDSAFDLTLYNAASSPYTLKAMTIVAAVLLPFVLAYQAWSYFVFHKRVTEKDHLEY, from the coding sequence ATGGAGCTTAATGAACTGTGGTTCTTGCTCATTGCCGTTCTGTTTACCGGATTTTTCTTTCTCGAAGGCTTCGACTTTGGTGTCGGAATGGCGACACGTCTGCTATCACGAAATGATTTGCAAACCCGGGTTTTGATCAATACGATTGGCCCGTTCTGGGATGCCAATGAAGTCTGGCTGATTACAGCCGCTGGTGCGATGTTTGCAGCGTTTCCGGAGTGGTACTCCACGATGTTTAGCGGGTATTATCTCGTGCTTACGCTGATTCTACTTGCGTTGATTGGACGCGGCGTAGCATTTGAATTTAGAGGCAAAGGGAAAGGCGAGGCTTGGAAAAAGACGTGGGACGCAGCGATTCTGATTGGAAGCTTTGTACCGCCAATGTTGTTCGGAATGGTCTTTGCCAGCCTCGTGAAGGGTGTGCCGATTGATCAGAATATGGAAATGACTGCTGGCTTCTCTGACATTGTGAATGGTTACTCGCTGTGGGCAGGTGTGACAGTTACAGGACTATGCTTGTTGCACGGCCTGAACTTCATCTCGCTACGAACCGTGGGCGAGCTGCGTGAAAAATCACGTGTACTGGCAGCAAAGCTGTTGCCGATGCAAGCGGTTCTCATGGCGGTGCTTGTAGGGTGGACAGTCATGGTAACCGATCTCTTTGAGCGCCAGGGTATTTTGTTGACAGCAGCCGTACTCTTAGGTGCTGTGGCTTTTGTACTGGCTCGTCACTTCTTGAGACAAGGCCGGGAAGGATGGGCTTTCGGGATGACAGGTGCGATGATCCTTTTGACGTTTGTCTCGATGTTTATCGGCTTGTTCCCACGGGTGATGGTCAGCACGATTGATAGCGCCTTTGATTTGACCCTCTATAATGCAGCTTCGAGTCCTTACACGTTAAAAGCAATGACCATTGTTGCAGCAGTGCTTTTACCGTTTGTGCTTGCCTATCAGGCGTGGAGCTACTTCGTTTTCCACAAACGAGTCACTGAAAAGGATCATTTGGAGTACTAA
- a CDS encoding cytochrome ubiquinol oxidase subunit I — protein sequence MDIVDLGRLQFAITTIFHFVFVPISIGLSLLVAIMETMYVVKKNDLYKKMAKFWGTFLLINFAVGIVTGIMQEFQFGMNWSDFSRFVGDVFGTPLAIEALLAFFLESTFIGLWVFGWDRLSKGVHLACIWLVSIGTILSALWILAANSFMQQPVGFAINNGRAEMVDFFALLTNGQLLYEFPHTVFAAFATGAFLVAGISAWKLLKKQDVTFFVQSFKIAIVVALISSLAIAQFGHGQAQYLVATQPMKMAASEGLWETSSDPAPWTVFATIDPEKQENGFEIKIPYLLSVLTYNSLSGSVPGMLELQAEYEKTYGPGNYIPPVRTTFWSFRIMVAGGSAMILLALYGAYLALRKKLEQPNKRFMQLMVAGISLPFIANSAGWIMTEVGRQPWTVFGLLRVEDSVSPSISTGEVWFSLIAFTTIYLILLCLLAYLFARVAKKGPDMDSHGDVEDLQLQDPFDRVRSERYGA from the coding sequence TGACTTGTACAAAAAAATGGCCAAGTTTTGGGGAACCTTTTTGCTCATAAATTTTGCTGTGGGGATCGTGACAGGGATCATGCAGGAGTTCCAATTTGGGATGAACTGGTCTGATTTCTCACGATTCGTCGGCGACGTATTTGGAACGCCGCTAGCGATTGAGGCCCTCTTAGCATTTTTCCTCGAATCGACTTTTATTGGGCTTTGGGTGTTTGGTTGGGATCGTTTGTCCAAAGGTGTGCATCTCGCATGTATTTGGCTCGTATCCATCGGAACGATTCTTTCGGCTCTTTGGATTTTGGCAGCCAACTCGTTCATGCAGCAGCCAGTCGGCTTCGCTATCAATAACGGACGTGCAGAGATGGTCGATTTCTTCGCTCTCCTTACCAATGGACAATTACTATATGAATTCCCGCATACCGTATTTGCGGCATTTGCGACAGGTGCCTTCCTGGTAGCAGGTATCAGTGCTTGGAAGCTGTTGAAAAAACAAGACGTTACATTCTTTGTGCAATCTTTCAAAATTGCGATCGTGGTAGCATTGATTTCCTCACTTGCTATTGCTCAATTCGGTCATGGTCAGGCACAGTATTTGGTTGCTACCCAACCGATGAAAATGGCAGCGAGTGAAGGGCTCTGGGAAACAAGCTCAGATCCAGCACCTTGGACAGTTTTTGCAACGATTGATCCAGAAAAACAAGAAAACGGTTTTGAAATAAAGATTCCTTATCTGCTTAGCGTCCTGACGTACAATTCACTTTCAGGTTCTGTACCGGGCATGTTGGAATTGCAAGCTGAGTATGAGAAAACCTACGGTCCAGGAAACTACATTCCACCCGTTCGGACGACCTTCTGGAGCTTCCGCATCATGGTAGCGGGCGGTAGTGCAATGATTTTGCTGGCTTTGTACGGGGCATATCTCGCTTTACGCAAAAAGCTGGAACAGCCAAACAAGCGGTTCATGCAGTTGATGGTTGCGGGTATCTCGTTGCCATTCATCGCAAACTCGGCAGGGTGGATTATGACGGAGGTAGGGCGTCAGCCGTGGACGGTATTCGGGCTACTGCGTGTTGAAGATTCAGTTTCGCCAAGCATTAGCACAGGAGAGGTATGGTTTTCTCTCATCGCCTTCACGACGATTTATCTCATCCTGCTGTGTCTCTTGGCTTATCTGTTTGCTCGTGTGGCCAAAAAAGGACCGGATATGGATAGTCATGGGGATGTAGAGGATTTACAGCTTCAGGACCCATTTGATCGTGTAAGGAGTGAACGTTATGGAGCTTAA